Genomic DNA from Paenibacillus sp. MBLB1832:
TTTTCTTAAAATAGATCGTAGCGCTAGTATTTGTCGACCCAGTCTTAAAGGACACCTTAACAAACGTCCATGTAGAGCTGGATGAAGAAACTGATTTTTCTGTGCCGCCAAAGTCCTTTACACCAAGTGCAGCAGTTTCCCCTGCTGGCGTTTCTTAGCCAACCTCCAGCGACATAATTCGTATTTGGCTGCAGCCCTGAAATTACCTGTGCAATTCCATCAACACCTCCACTTAGCTTCGTCCCATAGAGATGTGATCTGGACATTCCTGCATTAGCTGCTTTGCCCCAGTGATTGTCACTGACAACAACAGCATTGCCCGCATCCGTTGTATTCCAGTTCGACAAGTCCCCATTTTCGAATCCGCCATTAACGGCTAAGTTCATATTAGGTGTCGACGGTGTTGTATATGTTGGATTAGGAGGGCTTGCAAAGTTGTGACCGGCAGTCCAGCCTGTGCTTCCGTATTCAAATGCCCCAATATCAGGTGCACTTCCAACATAGCCGTCCGTAATACCTGGAATCACAATTCCTGTGTCTTTTGCTGGCGAGGTAGACAGTAATTGATAGTTCCGACTGGCTTCATTAACGAATCCAGGTGAACTCGTTACTTGGCTGCCATGCACAGTATAGGCATTTGACTCCGCATCATATCCTGTGATGATGTTGTTGAATATTCGAGTTCCATACATATCCGTTGTAAACGCATTAGAAGCTGCTGATTGAATGGCCCACGCATTCGTCCAAGCCGTGTTGTTGTAGGCCAGGTTATAATTTGAAGGAATATTAAGCTGAAGACCAGCGTTATTCCACGTCACGTTATGATGAATGATGAAATTATTCGTGTATGAATCCAAGTAGATGCCCGGCTTCGTGGCAGGTGCTTTATTATCATGGACATAGTTGTGATGAATTTCCGTGTTCTGTCCATCGACATTCGGTCCGTACAACATACCCAAATCATCTGTAAGCCATCCGGCGTTGTAGATATCGTTATACTGTATCTCGTTTGCTCTCATCGGGCTGGTGAAATAAACAGTTACTCGCCCCGCATCCGCCACCGTATTATGGCTGATCAAGCTGTTAGCGCCCTTTAGGTTCAGAAGACCTTCCCAATCAGGGACATATCCCCCGTCGTGAATGTAGGAGTTGATTACGTTATTATACGAACCGCCGACCGTAACCAGACTGCCGGAGCTGTATGCAAATTCGCTGTCCCTGAGCACGTTATAGCTGCCGTTCAGCAGTAAACCAGTGTTGGTCTGCTCCTGGGCCAACGTATTCAACTTGTTATGGGACAAATATTTCGCCACGATTCCTTGAAACGTAAGGTGGTTTGACGAACTGTTTGTCACAACCCTAGAGGCAGTCGTTTGAATCCCGTTTAACGTTATATAAGCCTTGCCGGATAGATCAAATGAGGCATCCCGTCGCTTAACGTCTACCGTTTGGGCGGAAGGATCGCCGCCGCCAGGTACCCAAACGTACAACTCCGAATTGGTGGAATCGTACCACCATTCATTCGCTGTGTCTAAGGCTGCTTTGATTCCGGTTAAATAAAACTTGTCTCCTGACTCTGGACTGTAACCGCCGGTCGCTCTTAAACCTGTGATCGTGAGCTTTTTATTAACAGAATCGTAAGCTGTTACCGTAGGCGTCTGTACAATCCAGTCCCATCCAGATTCAATCCACATCGTTGCGCCATTCCAGTATCCATCCCCTCCAGGAAGGGCTGTGTCGATAACCTGGCTAGAATTCGTGCCTGAATCCGCTATCGAGACCGTCGGATTCAGCAGCGTACCCGTTTGATTCGGCCACCTTGCTTCATCGATCATCGTGCCATTCACAAACACCTGATTTCCAGCTCCCAAAGTCCAGTTCATCGGTGCTTTATAAATACTTCCGGAATCCAACGTCCAACCGGTAACAAGATCAGCACCGCTAACTATAGCCGTCTCACCATTATAGTTCTGATACGTGATCGGATTGCCCGAGGTTCCTGAATTAGCAGGAGTGACCGTTTCACGGTATGTACCTCCACGAATATTTACAGTGTCGCCTGCTGAGGCTACGGATGCAGCTTTCTGAATCGTCTGGAATGGTGTAGAAAGGGAAGTTCCGTCATTGGAATCGCTTCCATTTAGATCTACGTAATAGGTAGTTCCAGCCGCTTTCACACTTGTTTCAAAAGGTGCTGCAACAGCAAAGGGTACGATCAACAGCGATGCAATCAATAACTTGCTTAAATTGCTTTTCAACTTATCGGAATACGTAGTCACATTACTCACTCCCTTTACTTTTACTATCATCTACAAGAATGAACTCCTTCGAAAAGACGATAAAACTTGTCATGCGTTTATGCCGCATTCAGTATTATAAATCCCCTCCTTTTCTAGTTTACTGAAACTGGCTTACGACCCCTGCATTTAAACATTGTGGGAATCCTATTTGGAAGGATTCCCACCTGATGACTGCCATTGCTTTGTTCACTGAGAGGAGCTTACATTACTTCGTTTTTTTCCACTCGTCAAGTTGCTTTTGAACTTCTGCAATGACTTTATCAATGCCAGCTTGCTTCAACTTCTCTTGGAATTCTTTCAGTTTCTCACTTGCAGCTACTGTACCTGTTACAAGACCTGGGTTATATTGATCAACAACAGTCCCAATGTTTGCAATTTCCGCGACAACTGGCGCCGGCACAAACTTAAAGCCCATAAGCGGAGACGGTTTAGCCGTTTCGTTTTCTTTCTTCGTATCAGCTACTACATTTGGATCTGTACCTTCAACCAGGAAAGCGTTGAATGTGTTACCGAATACCCAGCTTGCGTTAGGTACATAACCAGCATCCTTGTTAATTTTGACTACATTATCGGATACTTTCGTGTAATGCTTACCTTCAACACCATAGCTGATTGTGTTATACAGCTCTTTGTCCGTGTTCAGCAAGTTAATGAACATCATTGCTCGCTCAGGGTTTTTGGACGTTTTGCTAATGGCTTGCATCGTTGTAATGATGGAGCCTGTACCTGCCCATGTTTCTGTAATCGGTACAACAATCACATCATTACCGCCATTTGCAGTCTTATACGAAGCGGGACCGGCTGGATTCAATACGTTGTGGAATTGAACAACTGCGTTGCCTGTTTTCTCAATGTCCGCTTTGTTTTTCAATGTAGCCGCGTTATCGTTGATTAAGCCTTTATCATGCCAGCTTTTGATTAAATCCAAATATTTTCCAAACTGTGGAGTATCAACAAAATTGATGACTTTGTCCGGATTTGAAAGATCTACACCAATAACATTCGCACCACCAGCGTTTACAATTGATTCCAATCCGTTAGAGCGCAACATACTATTGAATCTTCCATTGCGATCCACCAAGAACGGAACTACATCTTTGGATTCTCCTGCTTTTACTTTTGCCAAGAACGGCTCGATATCTGCAACCTTTTTGATAGAGTTAACGTCCAGATTGTATTTGTCAGCATATTTCTTTTGGATAATGAAGCCTTCTTTGTTCGTTACCGTTTGATAGTTCGGAACACCGTAAATTTTGCCACTAATTTTAGTTGCATCCCACACAAATCCAGGCATGGACTTCGTCACTGATGGCGCATACTTCGTAATCAAATCGTCCAGTGGAAGGAATGCTCCCTTTGACTGGTTAGTTACATAGTCAAAGTTCCAGTTAGACGTCCATGCGATGTCGTAATTTTCGCCAGCTGCAACTGTTGTGTTCATCTTTTGTGTGTAGTCAGCGAATGCTTGCGGTTGCAATTTAACTGTCGCATTAATTTTAGCTTTTGTGATTTTGTTAATAGCTTCCTGAACAGTTGCGATATCTGCCGGAATCGCGGCTAGCGGGAAGTTCCAGATCAATTCTACGGGCGCCAGTTGCTCAACCTTGGCGGTAGCCGCCGCGCTAGCTGCTGGACTAGCTGTGGAAGTGCTTTCAGATCCTTTACTTCCGCATGCCGACAATAAGACAGCGAGACTCACTGCTCCCGTTACAACTTTAAACATTTGCTTTTTCATGCAATTACCCCCTGCGAGAATTTAGTTTTTAATTACTTATATATCAACTGCAGCTACATGATAAGCTGCAGTTCGATAACGAAAGTCCGGTTAACCTTTGATGGCGCCAACGGTAAGACCGCTGATGAAAAACCTTTGGAACATCGGAAAAATAACCATCATCGGTCCCGCTGCAAGTACAGCCATAGCCATTCTAGCCGATAAGCTTGGGAAGTCGGCGAGATTAAATTGGACATTCACCGTTGAGATGTTGTTCGATAAAAATTCAATGGTGCTCATGATGCGGTAAAGCAGCAGTTGAAGCGGAATTAGCTTCTGGTTATTGATAAACAATAATCCTAGCCACCAATCATTCCAATATTGGAAGGAAATGAACAGCCCGATTGTGACAAGCGCAGGTACTGATAAGGGAATCACCATTGTGAAAAAAATGCGCCACTCATTCGCGCCGTCAATTTTCGTCGACTCGATGATTTCAAATGGAAGTTTATCCATAAAGCCCTTCATGATGAGAATAAAGAAAGGACTTAGTAAATACGGAACGATAAGCGCCCAAATCGTATCTTTCAAATGCAAATACTGCGATATCAGAATGTAAAACGGAACAAGTCCTCCACTGAACAAGCTTGTAAAGAAAACGTATAACGTCATCATTTTGCGGTAACGATAATCGCGTCTTGAGATCGTATAAGCCGTCAAACTCGTAAAGAGTAAACCGAAAAATGTCCCAACGAGTGTAACGAATATGGTAACCCCGTATGCACGAAACAGCGCCTTGGGAGCATCCAAAATGATATCGTAAGCTTTCGTACTGAATTGCAAAGGAATCAGATGATAGCCATGTGTCAATAATGATTTCTCATCCGTCAACGAAATTGATATGACGAGAACAAGAGGCACTAACAGCGCCAATGACAGTATACAGAAGAACAGGTTAATCATTTTGCCTGTCCAGTTCATTCTGTTGCTTTCCGTTTGCATACATATATCCCTCCTACCAAAGCGAATTATCTTCGTTAATTTTTTTGACAACCCAGTTGGACAGCAGCACCAGAATGAATCCAACGACAGACTGATAGAGTCCAATCGCGGTTGACATCCCGAAATCTCCAACGATTCGCAATGACCTATATACGTACGTATCGATAACATCAGTCGCGTTATACAAGAAGCTCGTATCATTAGGAATGAAGTAGAATAATCCGAAATCAGCACGAAAAATACCGCCGATAGCGACAATCAACAAGATGACGATAAGTGGTGTCAGTAACGGTATTGTAATCTTGCGGATCATTTGCCATTTGGATGCGCCATCAATCTTGGCGGCTTCATAGTAGCTCGAATCGATGGAAAGAATACCCGCGTAATAGATGAGCGTTGAGAAGCCTACGCCTTTCCATAACTGTGTAAGTACGATTATAAACGGCCAGAATTGGGCTTGTTCATACCATCTGATCGGCTGTTCGCCGAACGCTTGCAGCATGACATTCATGAACCCGTTTTTATGATCCATAAACCCGAAGACGACATATCCGACAACCACCCATGATAAGAAATAAGGTAAAAACAAGATCGTCTGATGCACTTTAATCCATCTTCGAGAAATCTCATTTAGCAGAATGGCTAATGTAAGCGCAAGCACTAAGGTTAAGATAATAAAAGTAAGATTATATAGAATCGTGTTGCGTGTTACAGTGAAAGCTTTGTCTGATTTAAAAAAGAATTCAAAATTTTTTAATCCGATCCATTTGCTTCCCCAAATCCCCAAATCGAATCGGTATTGTTTAAATGCAAGGACAAGACCGATCAAGGGCAAATAGTTGAAAATCAATTTATACAGGATTGCTGGCAATGACATAACGAACAATTCCCGATTACGTTTGAAGTGCTTCCACTCCCGTTGTAGCATTTGTTTCCCTCCCTGCGGTGTGTAACCGTCGTTGTATGCACTTATTATTGGGGGAAATCTGCACAAATAACTACTACAATAAATAAAAAACACTACACTTTTCTCCCACACAATCTCAAATACACTCTATTTTTAGCTATTTTTGAAAAAAGAAAAGCTTTTCGGGCACGATCGTACCCAAAAAGCTTACTCTTGAACGACTATCTTGAAGCGATATTCTTTCGGCGTGATACCGAATTTCTTCTTGAAAAGCTTGAAAAAATAGCCTTCATTGTTATAACCAACCAACTCCATGATGCGATTGATGCTGTAATCTTTGGTTTCAAGCAACTCCAGTGCCTTTCGCAAGCGAACATCATTGATATACTCGCTAATGGACATCGATTCATGCAGTCTAAATTGCTTGCTCACATGGGCCGAAGATAGTTTCATTGCAGCCGCTATGCTTTGCAGGCTTAAATTTAAATCCCAATACTGCTCTTCAATCATTTCTTTCACGGTATCCGTTAAGATCTGATTCGACTGATCTTTGACATCCTGCGTTCGCTGCTTCTGAATGTCTTGGTAAATGCCCAATATCAAATCATAAATAGGTTCTAACGTTTCTTGCTTCATCACGAGCTGCACCTGCCGCTTAAAGTCCAAGCTAACTTGTCTGACGGTTCGGCTATTCATTTCACGCACGATATTTTCTACTAACGCAAGCAAGTGAAGAATAGCGTACAGGATATTATTATAATGCATGACTTTCATTTGTTGGAACAATTGCACCAATTGCTCCTGAAAATCCTTCTCTTGCCCGGACTTTATGGCTTCCGTCATTTTCTTTTCTGTATCCGTGGAAAATTGGAACGTAATATTTTCATTATTATGCCTAACGAGATCTGGTGTAATGATACTTCCTTTACCGAAAATAATCCGATAGGACGCATTTTCAATAGCAAGACCGTATTGCTGCGATACTTGTTGGTATCGGTCAACCCTCTCCCCAGTCGAAACGGTTATCGAGAGACGGTAATACTGAAGAAGAGTTTGCTGAAGCTCTTTCAAAGCGTGCGTCAGCGAGCTCATATGATCGCCTTGAGCCTCTTTCGCATCACCAACGAGTAAGACAAAGTGATCATTAAGCATAGGAACCACTTCGCAATTAACGTATTTTGACACAAGTTCCTTGGCAATATTGGTGATCGCAAACTTATACATTCTCTTCTCGACATCACTCGTGTTCGATTCAAATTCAGCAAAATCATCGATCAACAGCACACACACCTGGAGTTCTTGATTAAAATTAATATCCCAATCGACTTGTTCAATTTCTTCTGGAGTAGGCAGGCTCGCATCAGATATCAGTCTCCGCAAAGCGAATGTTTTCAGTGCATCACGTTTTGAATGCTCGTCTGACTCATGCTTGACTAATTGATGTATAGCATCTTGATACGCTGTGGAAATGAAGTTCAATTCATCCACATCAGTCTTGTCGTCTACGCCTTTACGACGGTTTGACGTCACTTGATTTAACAAATTTTCAATCGGACGATACAGGCGGTAGGCAATCAACAGCGAGCTCGCAATGGAAAGGAATAAAAAACCAATAATAATGAAGAAGGAAATAATCCGCATCTTGCTTAGTTTTCCCCACACAACCTCATAGGGCTGAACGCTTGCAATGATCCAGCCGCTTTTGTTGGACGACATAAAGCTCAGAATCGACTTGTTCTCACCTGATCCATGCACGAGATAATCCTGGTTTACACCGGAGCTCACTTTCTCACGGATGATGGATTGAATTGTGTCCGTTAAAGTATCCTTGCCCTGCTGTTGTGCCATGAGCGGGATGCCTGATTTATCTGTAATAAAAATAGAGCTTCTCGATTCATCTGTCATCTTATTCATATTCGTTAAGTTATCAAACAGCCAGCTCGGCTTGATCGTGACGATCAGCTTACTCCCGGACATGTTGTCGTACAAGAACATCGCTAATGCTGGAGAGAGCATTTTATCAGAAGGTAGAGGAACAAAGGTTAGCATAGGTATACTTTTTTGTGATTGGATATACTGATCAATGACACCGTTCAATCCATCATCCTTACAATTCAAACTGCTCAAGGTTGAGTAATAGCAGCCTGTTTTGGCGTTGTAAATCGTTATACTTTGCAAAAAAGATGATTTTGAAACCGTTTTCTCTAATCTGTTTAATTTTTGTGCGAGCTCACCTCCATCCATCACATCGATATTCGATAAATAAACGACATCATTGTCAAAAGACGTGGAAAGCGTAATGTTTTTTAATGTTTCGTGCATGTAGTCAATATTGTATTTGATTTGTGACATCACCTTTAATTCCGCTTGTTGCTGCATTTGAAGCATCGTTTTATCGGAGTTGTAATACAGAAGTGTCGTGCTGACAGATAAAAACACAACCATAAGAACCGTTATGGAGAGCAGCAGCTTTAACAAATATTTTCTTGATTTGTACAAACGAATAATATTCATCGAAGTCCACCTTTTCTAAGTTGTCTACTTATTCTATATTTATAACATACTTGGTCTCCTAAGTTACAACAATATCTGTGATTTATATTCACTTATCTGATATTGATATTTTTTTGATATTTAAGGTAATACATATTAGAATGTAATAGGGTGAGAAAGCATGACATTGAATATTCCTTTTGAAAATGTACAATTTGCCTCTGCAGGTACGATTGTGTATCCACCAGGCAGCCATTATGGACCTAGAATTCAAAAAGATATCCAACTCGTTATGTTGTACACTGGAGAGATGGATATCACCATTGATGGCCGAAATCTTCATGTACTTCCTGGTCAAATGGTGCTTTTAAAACCGAGACACAAAGAAATGTTTACTTTCTCCAAGACCGAAGAAACCTGGCACTGTTGGATCAGTGTGCGTGTCTCCCCGTTATCGGAAGAGATTATCCATATTCTTGATCAGCTTCCTGAAATTCTTCCTCTCTCGGATGAAATGAATGCACTAACAGAACTTATGCTTAACTTTCAGCGATATTTGTCTAGAAGTGATACTGCAGTTCTCAATCTTGGACTTGCCGCGCTTCATTTATACCCCACCGAATTGAAAAGACTACAACAACAGAGCGAGAAACATCCAGCTATCCTCTCCGCTCTATCATGGATGAATGTGCATTTCGCGGAAGACATCTCTCTAAACGATATTGTCATTCAAACAAACGTGTCACCTGAACATTTGATCCGTTTGTTTAAACAACACGAAGGCACGACTCCTATACAGTATTTATGGAAATATCGAGTTACACGAGCGATAGAACTGCTCATGAGTACAGGATTGACAATTTCTGAGATTTCTGAATGCTGTGGATTTAAGACACCTGCTCATTTTGCCAGGTTGATCAAGCAATATAAAGGCAAAACTGCTTCGGAAATCCGTCAGTTATCTTGGGAGCGGCATGTCTAAGTTGGATAGATATAATTTCCAGTCCCTTCTGATTAAATAAGAAAAAAGATAGATAAATCAACGGATTGATTCATCTATCTTCATTATTTAGTCTCAAACATGTACCCATATTTGTCTCGTTTATCGACCAAATCAGTCTCAACTATAACCATTACACATAATGCTTCCTTCTAAACCCCTACCGATACGCCCGCATCGCCTTCCGCAGCTCTTTCAAAGACGGCCGCTTGCCGTACATGAGTACGCCAGTGCGGTAGATTTTAGCCGCGAGCCATGCCATAGCCCCGATCGAAATGAGCTGGATGACGATCGAAACAGCGATCTGCCAAAATGGCGGAGAGCTCATGCCGATACGCAGGAACATAATCAACGGCGAGAAGAATGGCACGAACGACATCGTGACCACGAACGATGCATTCGGATGATTCAAGCCGAAAACCGCAATCATGAAGGCTGCCACGATGACGTAAGTAACTGGCATAATCGCTGGGCCCACATCTTCAGTTCGGCTGACTAACGAGCCTACTGCAGCGAAGATCGTTGCATAGATGAAGAAGCCCAGCAAGTAAAAAATCAAGAAATATGCGATAAGCGAGAGCTCTAAATCACTCCAATTGAGGTTCATTTCTTTAAGAACCGATGCATCGCTGAATCGAATATTTAGAAACGATACGACTAGTAATACCGCAATTTGTGATACCGCTAGCAAGCAAATCCCAATAATTTTACCGAACATTTGCTTGAGCGGCGAAACGCTAGTAATAAGCAATTCCATGACGCGCGAGCTTTTCTCCGAGGTGATCTCCGTTGCAACAACGTTCCCGAACCCAATCGCACCCATGTAAAGCATGAACAACATCACATACACCAGTGCATACGACAATACCATTTGAGACTCTGTTTTGCCTGTTGCCGCTTCATCGGATGTGGATATTTGCACGGTCTCTAAGGACACTGGCCTTTGGATGTCCGTTTTCAAGTTATCTGGTAATCCTGATCCTTGAAGGACCATGTCCGTTTTAATTAACTGAAGCGTCGTCTGGAGCTTGCTTTTCAACGAAAACTCCATCGTCCCCGTGGATTTATAGACCATTTTCGGAAAAACGCCCTGCTTCGCATTCTCAAACTCCAAATACCCCTTAATCTTGCCATCTGCAATTTGTTGCTTCCCGTACGCTTCGTTCGCTTCCACGCTTCCAGCGTCGGGCATCGTTATAATCTGTATCTCCGGTTTTGGCTGACTATTGTAAAAGGCCGCTAGCTTATTCGTCACAGCCGCTTGTTGTGAACCAAATACGCCAATTTTCGTCGGTGAATCCGAAGAGAAATAATTAATAATGGCAGGCAGATGTATCAAGGCTGACATCAGAATGATGAGAATCAGGCTCATCACGCGAAAAGATTTCGTCCGAATCCGAGTTAAAAACGTAAATTTAATGACCGTCAGGATGCTATTCATGCTGGCCACCCACCTTCTGGATAAAAATCTCGTTCAACGTTGGCTCCATCACTTGAAACCGCGTAATCACCGATTGCTCTATGGCCACTTGCAAAACGGACTGCGCAGCTTCCGAACGCTCGATTCGGATCTCGTACCCGTTAAGGCCCTCATTTACAGAGCTAACGCCAGGAATTTGTTCCAAGCCATGCACGCGGGTTTCCGTCTCCAGAACAATACGCTCCCTTGGAAAGCTCGCTTTAATTTCCTTCAAGCTGCCTTGCAGAATCGTATTCGAGCGATGCAGTATGCAAATATTCTCACACAGCTCTTCCACATGATCCATCCGATGGCTGGAAAATAAAATCGTTTTCCCTGCATCTCGCAGGCTTTTTACCGTTTTCTTCAGCAATTCTACATTCACAGGATCCAGCCCGCTAAACGCTTCATCCAGAATCAGAATCTCAGGATTATGTATGACCGCCGCAATGAATTGAATCTTCTGCTGATTCCCTTTCGACAACTCTTCTACTTTGCGATTGTAGTAGTCCGAAACCTCGAACCGCTCCAACCATTCCTTTAAGCTGCGATCTGCCGCGCTGCGCTTCATCCCCCTAAGCTCGGCTAAATACGTAATCTGCTCCGATATTTTCACCTTCGGATACAAGCCTCGCTCCTCTGGCAAATACCCCATCAGACTGCGTAACTCGTCCCGATACCCCTGCCCCTTCCACGTTATCGTACCTTGATCGGGATAAATAAGACCGAGTACCATGCGCATCGTCGTTGTTTTACCTGCCCCATTGGCGCCTAATAATCCGTAGATCTCGCCCTGCTTCACTTGCAGACGGATGCTATTCACAGCTGTCTTGTCGCCGTATTGCTTGGACACATTTTCTACTACTAAGGGATATGTCATGAATGAAGCCTGCCTTCCTTTGCGAAGATGCTTACCAACCTATATTACATGAATTTGGAAAATAAATGAATTTCTTTGCACAAAAAAACGCTGTCTCCTGTGCTTACCACAAGATCAGCGCCTTTAATTACAATCCGAAAATGGCATCAATCACAGGCTTCGTCGTTCCACCTGGATATAACACGTATAGCAATACATAGACGATCACGCCAGTCGGCGCTGTTAACAGCCAGATAATCGCGGCAACCCTGCCGATTTTCTTATGTTTCAAGAATTTCTTTTTGTAAGCGAACCATAAGGTGATCAGCCCAAGTACGCCTCCAAGCGTTGCCAATGCAATATGGAAAAATAGGAACAGGTGGTACGGCAGCTTCAAGCTTTCCGGTCCCCCAAAAGCTGTGTTCCCTTCGAATAACGTACGGGACATATAAATAAGGAAAAAAGCGAGCGCAAAAATCGCTCCAAGCACCATCAGCTTTTCATGAGTTTCTCGGTTCCCCTTGACGATATGGTACCAGCCAAACCCTACAAATATAGCACTAATCACGATAAACATCGTTGAAATCGTAGGCAAAATGTGCATCTTTCTAATCCTCTCTCTAAGCGCGGTTCCAATTCCCGCCTTGATTATTCGTACCCTCTTGGGATTCAATCGGATCCAACTCATCTTCCTCTTTACGCTCTCTGCGATACCAACGGAAGAAAATAAAAGCTAGCGTAGCGCCATAAATGATCTCCTGCAGGATTTTCATAATGACACCACCCAACTGCTGATCATCGATCGGTGACAGATGCGTAAAAGGAACAGTGACGTTGGCATACATATCATAAATGATCGAATCCGCAAAAATGATGAGCGCACAAGCGGGTGTCAGTAATATGCCGTTCCCGAAGATATACGCCATTTTTTTCAAATCCGTCAAACGATTTAGCTCAGGAAGTGGACAGAATACAGGGAACCACATCATGAAAGCCGTTACCAACAGCACGGTATGATAGAGCAGAAGCCATACATCATTCTTCATTAAGTTATCCATAATATAAGGCATATGGTAGATAGAGAATAGCATGTTAAACATAAATAGTGCAATTAACGGCCGTGTGAAAAAGGAAAACATGCCGCGGAACACGATGTTTTTCATGCATGCACGGAGGATCCAGGCTGGCGTTCCTAGCCAGATTAGTATCGGAACAATCAAGTACAGAATCGTCTGCGACAACATGTGCATACTGAACAAATAGTGATGACCGATATAATTAATCGGACTGCCTTGCCCAATATAAAATAAGACGAGCCCTGTGTAGAAAAGCAGCTGCCCTGAGATCGAAACTGGCTCCGATTTGGCGGCGCTCCCATTCACGACAAATCGACCATAACAATATCCGATCACGATGACGATCAACAATAAAACAGGATTCCACAAATCGAAAAATCCACCAATTTGACTCATACCTGCATCTTTTCTCCTTTCAGCTT
This window encodes:
- a CDS encoding ABC transporter permease encodes the protein MNSILTVIKFTFLTRIRTKSFRVMSLILIILMSALIHLPAIINYFSSDSPTKIGVFGSQQAAVTNKLAAFYNSQPKPEIQIITMPDAGSVEANEAYGKQQIADGKIKGYLEFENAKQGVFPKMVYKSTGTMEFSLKSKLQTTLQLIKTDMVLQGSGLPDNLKTDIQRPVSLETVQISTSDEAATGKTESQMVLSYALVYVMLFMLYMGAIGFGNVVATEITSEKSSRVMELLITSVSPLKQMFGKIIGICLLAVSQIAVLLVVSFLNIRFSDASVLKEMNLNWSDLELSLIAYFLIFYLLGFFIYATIFAAVGSLVSRTEDVGPAIMPVTYVIVAAFMIAVFGLNHPNASFVVTMSFVPFFSPLIMFLRIGMSSPPFWQIAVSIVIQLISIGAMAWLAAKIYRTGVLMYGKRPSLKELRKAMRAYR
- a CDS encoding ABC transporter ATP-binding protein, with amino-acid sequence MTYPLVVENVSKQYGDKTAVNSIRLQVKQGEIYGLLGANGAGKTTTMRMVLGLIYPDQGTITWKGQGYRDELRSLMGYLPEERGLYPKVKISEQITYLAELRGMKRSAADRSLKEWLERFEVSDYYNRKVEELSKGNQQKIQFIAAVIHNPEILILDEAFSGLDPVNVELLKKTVKSLRDAGKTILFSSHRMDHVEELCENICILHRSNTILQGSLKEIKASFPRERIVLETETRVHGLEQIPGVSSVNEGLNGYEIRIERSEAAQSVLQVAIEQSVITRFQVMEPTLNEIFIQKVGGQHE
- a CDS encoding cytochrome c oxidase assembly protein is translated as MSQIGGFFDLWNPVLLLIVIVIGYCYGRFVVNGSAAKSEPVSISGQLLFYTGLVLFYIGQGSPINYIGHHYLFSMHMLSQTILYLIVPILIWLGTPAWILRACMKNIVFRGMFSFFTRPLIALFMFNMLFSIYHMPYIMDNLMKNDVWLLLYHTVLLVTAFMMWFPVFCPLPELNRLTDLKKMAYIFGNGILLTPACALIIFADSIIYDMYANVTVPFTHLSPIDDQQLGGVIMKILQEIIYGATLAFIFFRWYRRERKEEDELDPIESQEGTNNQGGNWNRA
- a CDS encoding AraC family transcriptional regulator; this encodes MTLNIPFENVQFASAGTIVYPPGSHYGPRIQKDIQLVMLYTGEMDITIDGRNLHVLPGQMVLLKPRHKEMFTFSKTEETWHCWISVRVSPLSEEIIHILDQLPEILPLSDEMNALTELMLNFQRYLSRSDTAVLNLGLAALHLYPTELKRLQQQSEKHPAILSALSWMNVHFAEDISLNDIVIQTNVSPEHLIRLFKQHEGTTPIQYLWKYRVTRAIELLMSTGLTISEISECCGFKTPAHFARLIKQYKGKTASEIRQLSWERHV
- a CDS encoding DUF420 domain-containing protein, which codes for MHILPTISTMFIVISAIFVGFGWYHIVKGNRETHEKLMVLGAIFALAFFLIYMSRTLFEGNTAFGGPESLKLPYHLFLFFHIALATLGGVLGLITLWFAYKKKFLKHKKIGRVAAIIWLLTAPTGVIVYVLLYVLYPGGTTKPVIDAIFGL